A genomic stretch from Telopea speciosissima isolate NSW1024214 ecotype Mountain lineage chromosome 7, Tspe_v1, whole genome shotgun sequence includes:
- the LOC122667577 gene encoding uncharacterized protein LOC122667577, which translates to MFILHPFTSLLQPPKLKLKSCNFSGGPCFSASLHPLPFITLPSSCSRWRPETSSLVARTNRNGESENQKLQKENEEDDEDMDEYEDEDYGEVSSGNNFRGREEEEKDYDRDPAFAEILGSYFDNPEKAQARVEERIRKKRSKILHTKTGSSLPMKVTFNKFNSSNSYIWLELYNSPLPNDISLICDTIRSWHIVGRLGGCNSMNMQLSQSPLDKRPSYDAIQGANMTPTTFYNIGDFEVQDNLARIWVDIGTSEPLLLDILINALTQISSDYVGIKQVVFGGSEFDNWKENLSSEVAGCSVHKI; encoded by the exons ATGTTTATCCTACACCCCTTCACCTCACTACTTCAGCCTCCGAAGCTGAAGCTAAAAAGCTGTAACTTCTCCGGCGGACCTTGCTTCTCTGCTTCACTTCATCCTTTACCTTTTATTACTCTTCCAAGTTCGTGTAGTCGATGGAGACCTGAAACCTCGTCCCTAGTTGCAAGAACCAATCGAAATGGAGAAAGTGAAAACCAGAAATTgcagaaagaaaatgaagaagatgatgaggataTGGACGAATACGAAGACGAAGATTATGGAGAGGTTTCTTCTGGGAATAATTtcagagggagagaagaagaagagaaggattaTGACCGAGACCCGGCATTTGCTGAAATTCTTGGTAGTTATTTCGATAACCCAGAAAAAGCCCAGGCCCGA GTGGAGGAAAGAATcaggaagaaaagaagcaaaataCTGCACACTAAAACTGGTTCTTCTCTACCCATGAAAGTGACATTCAACAA ATTTAATTCTTCAAACTCCTATATATGGTTGGAATTGTACAATTCTCCATTACCCAATGATATCTCCTTAATTTGCGAT ACAATACGATCATGGCACATAGTTGGACGTCTTGGTGGATGCAATTCCATGAACATGCAG CTGTCACAGTCTCCTTTGGATAAAAGGCCAAGTTATGATGCAATTCAAGGAGCAAATATGACGCCAACCACATTTTATAACATTGGTGATTTTGAGGTTCAAGATAATTTAGCACGCATATG GGTTGATATTGGGACTAGTGAACCATTGCTTTTGGATATTTTGATAAATGCCTTGACACAGATAAGCTCAGA TTACGTTGGAATAAAACAGGTGGTTTTTGGGGGATCTGAATTTGATAACTGGAAGGAGAATTTGTCATCAGAGGTTGCTGGTTGCAGTGTTCACAAAATCTAG